Within Calonectris borealis chromosome Z, bCalBor7.hap1.2, whole genome shotgun sequence, the genomic segment ggtgcgtgtggtccttgtgctgaggactgcggagctgctcctgagtcggtgtaaagcgggctggcaggtgggaaatgttggggagacaagggccggagaggagattccgatggcgatggctaaaccctgtcagaggatttccaaagaggttgagggaagcgcctccttggggaggtgccaaagggaagagcgggcacgggatgtggggagccccgtttggagcggggcttggcgtaggtgttgagtggaggtggcttccccccaccccaaaggctcgttgctgtgcttctgagacgagaggcagtggcaagggttttgcaagaggtctttatttcctgtggaataaataggtgaataaatagataaaggccattgtcaaaataaataaataaagttcttgaactagaggagcagtgagtggaggctgagggtgcagggccgttcttgcagcgggtcttggcgtgggggaggacagaggcggggatggggcggtggtcccgaggtggtggtggggacgggtggggccgtgcgggttggtgggggtcgtcgggctaattgcgcatggtgcgggtgaggttgtggaggtgttggaagcagaggcgagcttcgaggcggacgtggtcccaggcgcaggcggtgtggttgtgggcgtggaggaagtcctggaggcgccggaagtatttgttgatgttgagcagcaggttgcggggcccttggccttggaagagcgtgccgttggccggcaggcactgctggagctgctggatgtggtggtggaggttgttgaggaggttgtgccgtgcctgggcgtcccagtgttggggggtgctcgggctgctgagggtggcgaagaggtgctggaggatgcggagggcggcggcggcggcttgctgtgggtggctggtgcggaggagggtgtcggggaaggggaagggcgcgtgctggtggtggcagggctgtggcgggctgggcgccatggcgtggaggagctggaggctgtcccaggggaaggtggcgtcgcggggacgcaggtgttggcaggcgagggcggtggcgagagccgtcaggaggagcgggagcgccgtggcgccgtggcgcaggcggggctgtggggttgcgggcgcaggcatggtgggacggtgggcgctgcgtggggggtggtgggcaggagcctggtcaggccgggtggcggtgcgggtgggcgctgtgcttggggtgctgccgggtggccggctttatgtggtgccgcagctttcccttcctcgccttctggtggcagcgagtttccgctgtggttttcagttttggctggtggctgtggtggtcttgtggaagtgcgttggtggggtggccgtggttggggagggtggctgtgcggggggaggttggctgtggcggtggagcgggggatgcgaaagcgctggggcagagcccttgggggcagctgtgccggggaggggcgttagggtttccctgttgcctgcagggcgagctgtggtgcctcttttctgcagctgaagtttcccctggtgccccggtgtcttttccgtctggcatgccctggtgttggtcgtggtctgttttcctttcgcttttggctcgcctctcttttcctgttagctggtcttctgttttcgtgttgggaagggtggtgaagtgatgtcacttggcagggcctggggagccccctcctggagcgagggcctgggggtggcggcggctggcgaggaggtggctctgggtgtaggcacttgagcgttggacgtgctcctggacggagcagccccagctcccgtgtttgaagcggaggagaatggggaggaaaggcaggaggaagggctcgcgggaagaggaagaggaaaaagggaagggttttgctgctgctggtgcggctgcgttgggtccctggctgcggtccgctgcgtgtggccctgtagccggggtcttgttgtgtcttCTGTGGTtgcttgcccgcggtggctggagggcaaagaagaaggtgtccccggcaagcgaagggtcttgcgtttgggatggcctgagcccctgcgcccctagaggagggggtcctctggaggtggagctgagccagggatctcattgtagagctctagtgggaggaggaggtggaggttgcactggctgaggttttccggtgccttccaagagcgaggagcatgttgggctggtgtgagagacgctggcacgtgttttctcagagcttttggggcaggggaaccgcgtgtgtggtggtggtggcagggcggtggcggtctggaggcctggtcttgtgaggcaacgttggtgttgggggaagtgctgtgcttggggtgctggcacgtgcacgatgatttggcgtacctaggtgccgtccctgcaggcggtaggctgctgttggagttccgtggccggaccttgtccgtgttgccctagagtagttggtgccgcgaggcgttttcaagcagcgccagaggagatttgtcgtgaaaaaagcctgaagtggcaagagtagcggaagcgggcctaatcagagcgatctctgccgtgcctctccttcataggatcatggaattgtttgggttgggaggaaccctcaaaggtcatctggtgcaccccccagcaatgagcagggccgccttcaactagctcaggtggctgagagccccgtccaacctgaccttgagtgtttccagggatggggcatctaccagctctctgggcaacctgtgccagtgtttcagcaccctcatggtaaaaaacgtcttccttctccctggtctgaatctagcctctttcagttgaaaaccattcccccttgtcctgccgcaagaggcccccactaaaaagtctgtgcccatgtttcttatgagcccccttggggtacggaaaggccgccataaggtgtccccggagccttctgttctccagggtgaagaagcccaactgtctgagCCTTtcgtggtaggagaggcgttccagccctctgatggtgtttgtggccctcgtctggacccgctccaagaggtgcgtgtggtccttgtggtgaggactgcggagctgctcctgagtcggtgtaaagcgggctggcaggtgggaaatgttggggagacaagggccggaaaggagattccgatggcgatggctaaaccctgtcagaggttttccaaagaggttgagggaagcgcctccttggggaggtgccaaagggaagagcgggcacgggatgtggggagccccgtttggagcggggcttggcgtaggtgttgagtggaggtggcttccccccagcccaaaggctcgttgctgtgcttctgagacgagaggcagtggcaagggttttgcaagaggtctttatttcctgtggaataaataggtgaataaatagataaaggccattgtcaaaataaataaataaagttcttgaactagaggagcagtgggtggaggctgagggtgcagggccgttcttgcagcgggtcttggcgtgggggaggacagaggcggggatggggcggtggtcccgaggtggtggtgggggcgggtggggccgtgcgggttggtgggggtcgtcgggctaattgcgcatggtgcgggtgaggttgtggaggtgttggaagcagaggcgagcttcgaggcggacgtggtcccaggcgcaggcggtgtggttgtgggcgtggaggaagtcctggaggcgccggaagtatttgttgatgttgagcagcaggttgcggggcccttggccttggaagagcgtgccgttggccggcaggcactgctggagctgctggatgtggtggtggaggttgttgaggaggtcgtgccgtgcctgggcgtcccagtgttggggggtgctcgggctgctgagggtggcgaagaggtgctggaggatgcggagggcggcggcggcggcttgctgtgggtggctggtgcggaggagggtgtcggggaaggggaagggcgcgtgctggtggtggcagggctgtggcgggctgggcgccatggcgtggaagagctggaggctgtcccaggggaaggtggcgtcgcggggacgcaggtgttggcaggcgagggcggtggcgagagccgtcaggaggagcgggagcgccgtggcgccgtggcgcaggcggggctgtggggttgcgggcgcaggcatggtggggcggtgggcgctgcgtggggggtggtgggcaggagcctggtcaggccgggtggcggtgcgggtgggcgctgtgcttggggtgctgccgggtggccggctttatgtggtgccgcagctttcccttcctcgccttctggtggcagcgagtttccgctgtggttttcagttttggctggtggctgtggtggtcttggggaagtgcgttggtggggtggccgtggttggggagggtggctgtggcggtggagcgggggatgcgaaagcgctgggacagagcccttgggggcagctgtgccgggtggggcgttagggtttccctgttgcctgcagggcgagctgtggtgcctcttttctgcagctgaagtttcccctggtgccccggtgtcttttccgtctggcatgccctggtgttggtcgtggtctgttttcctttcgcttttggctcgcctctgttttcctgttagctggtcttctgttttcgtgttgggaagggtggtgaagtgatgtcacttggcagggcctggggagccccctcctggagcgagggcctgggggtggcggcggctggcgaggaggtggctctgggtgtaggcacttgagcgttggacgtgctcctggacggagcagccccagctcccgtgtttgaagcggaggagaatggggaggaaaggcaggaggaagggctcgcgggaagaggaagaggaaaaagggaagggttttgctgctgctggtgcagctgcgttgggtccctggctgcggtctGCTGCatgtggccctgtagccggggtcttgttgtgtcgtctgtggctgcttgcccgtggtggctggagggcaaagaagaaggtgtccccggcaagcgaagggtcttgcgtttgggatggcctgcgcccctagaggaggggtgtgcgagggtcctctggaggtggagctgagccagggatctcattgtagagctctagtgggaggaggaggtggaggttgcactggctgaggttttccggtgccttccaagagcgaggagcatgttgggctggtgtgagagacgctggcacgtgttttctcagagcttttggggcaggggaaccgcgtgtgtggtggtggtggcagggcggtggcgggcttgaggcctggtcttgtgaggcaacgttggtgttggggggagtgctgcgcttggggtgctggcacgtgcacgatgatttggcgtacctaggtgccgtccctgcaggcggtaggctgctgttggaggtccgtggccggaccttgtccgtgttgccctagagtagttggtgccgcgaggcgttttcaagcagcgccaggggagatttgtcgtgaaaaaagcctgaagtggcaagagtagcggaagcgggcctgatcagagcgatctctgccgtgcctctccttcataggatcatggaattgtttgggttgggaggaaccctcaaaggtcatctggtgcaccccccagcaatgagcagggccgccttcaactagctcaggtggctgagagccccgtccaacctgaccttgagtgtttccagggatggggcatctaccagctctctgggcaacctgtgccagtgtttcagcacccttatggtaaaaaacgtcttccttctccccggtctgaatctagcctctttcagttgaaaaccattcccccttgtcctgccgcaagaggcccccactaaaaagtctgtgcccatgtttcttatgagcccccttggggtacggaaaggccgccataaggtgtccccggagccttctcttctccagggtgaagaagcccaactgtctgggccttttgtggtaggagaggcgttccagccctctgatggtgtttgtggccctcgtctggacccgctccaagaggtgcgtgtggtccttgtgctgaggactgcggagctgctcctgagtcggtgtaaagcgggctggcaggtgggaaatgttggggagacaagggccggagaggagattccgatggcgatggctaaaccctgtcagaggttttccaaagaggttgaggcaagcgcctccttggggaggtgccaaagggaagagcgggcacgggatgtggggagccccgtttggagcggggcttggcgtaggtgttgagtggaggtgacttccccccagcccaaaggctcgttgctgtgcttctgagacgagaggcagtggcaagggttttgcaagaggtctttatttcctgtggaataaataggtgaataaatagataaaggccattgtcaaaataaataaataaagttcttgaactagaggagcagtgagtggaggctgagggtgcagggccgttcttgcagcgggtcttggcgtgggggaggacagaggcggggatggggccgtggtcccgaggtggtggtgggtgcgggtggggccgtgcgggttggtgggggtcgtcgggctaattgcgcatggtgcgggtgaggttgtggaggtgttggaagcagaggcgagcttcgaggcggacgtggtcccaggcgcaggcggtgtggttgtgggcgtggaggaagtcctggaggcgccggaagtatttgttgatgttgagcagcaggttgcggggcccttggccttggaagagcgtgccgttggccggcaggcactgctggagctgctggatgtggtggtggaggttgttgaggaggttgtgccgtgcctgggcgtcccagtgttggggggtgctcaggctgctgagggtggcgaagaggtgctggaggatgcggagggcggcggcggcggcttgctgtgggtggctggtgcggaggagggtgtcggggaaggggaagggcgcgtgctggtggtggcagggctgtggcgggctgggcgccatggcgtggaggagctggaggctgtcccaggggaaggtggcgtcgcggggacgcaggtgttggcaggcgagggcggtggcgagagccgtcaggaggagcgggagcgccgtggcgccgtggcgcaggcggggctgtggggttgcgggcgcaggcatggtggggcggtgggcgctgcgtggggggtggtgggcaggagcctggtcaggccgggtggcggtgcgggtgggcgctgtgcttggggtgctgccgggtggccggctttatgtggtgccgcagctttcccttcctcgccttctggtggcagcgagtttccgctgtggttttcagttttggctggtggctgtggtggtcttggggaagtgcgttggtggggtggccgtggttggggagggtggctgtgcggggggaggttggctgtggcggtggagcgggggatgcgaaagcgctggggcagagcccttgggggcagctgtgccggggaggggcgttagggtttccctgttgcctgcagggcgagctgtggtgcctcttttctgcagctgaagtttcccctggtgccccggtgtcttttccgtctggcatgccctggtgttggtcgtggtctgttttcctttcgcttttggctcgcctctcttttcctgttagctggtcttctgttttcgtgttgggaagggtggtgaagtgatgtcacttggcagggcctggggagccccctcctggagcgagggcctgggggtggcggcggctggcgaggaggtggctctgggtgtaggcacttgagcgttggacgtgctcctggacggagcagccccagctcccgtgttcgaagcggaggagaatggggaggaaaggcaggaggaagggctcgcgggaagaggaagaggaaaaagggaagggtgttgctggtgcggctgcgttgggtccctggctgcggtccgctgcgcgtggccctgtagccggggtcttgttgtgtcgtctgtggctgcttggccgcggtggctggagggcaaagaagaaggtgtccccggcaagcgaagggtcttgcgtttgggatggcgtgcgcccctagaggaggggtgtgcgagggtcctctggaggtggagctgagccagggatctcattgtagagctctagtgggaggaggaggtggaggttgcactggctgaggttttccggtgccttccaagagcgaggagcatgttgggctggtgtgagagacgctggcacgtgttttctcagagcttttggggcaggggaaccgcgtgtgtggtggtggtggcagggtggtggcgggctggaggcctggtcttgtgaggcaacgttggtgttggggggagtgctgtgcttggggtgctggcacgtgcacgatgatttggcgtacctaggtgccgtccctgcaggcggcaggctgctgttggaggtccgtggccggaccttgtccgtgttgccctagagtagttgatgccgcgaggcgttttcaagcagcgccaggggagatttgtcgtgaaaaaagcctgaagtggcaagagtagcggaagcgggcctaatcagagcgatctctgccgtgcctctccttcataggatgatggaatggtttgggttgggagggaccctcaaaggtcatctggtgcaccccccagcaatgagcagggccgccttcaactagctcaggtggctgagagccccgtccaacctgaccttgagtgtttccagggatggggcatctaccagctctctgggcaacctgtgccagtgtttcagcaccctcatggtaaaaaacgtcttccttctccccggtctgaatctagcctctttcagttgaaaaccattcccccttgtcctgccgcaagaggcccccactaaaaagtctgtgcccatgtttcttatgagcccccttggggtacggaaaggccaccataaggtgtccccggagccttctcttctccagggtgaagaagcccaactgtctgggccttttgtggtaggagaggcgttccagccctctgatggtgtttgtggccctcgtctggacccgctccaagaggtgcgtgtggtccttgtgctgaggactgcggagctgctcctgagtcggtgtaaagcgggctggcaggtgggaaatgttggggagacaagggccggagaggagattccgatggcgatggctaaaccctgtcagaggttttccaaagaggttgaggcaagcgcctccttggggaggtgccaaagggaagagcgggcacgggatgtggggagccccgtttggagcggggcttggcgtaggtgttgagtggaggtggcttccccccagcccaaaggctcgttgctgtgcttctgagacgagaggcagtggcaagggttttgcaagaggtctttatttcctgtggaataaataggtgaataaatagataaaggccattgtcaaaataaataaataaagttcttgaactggaggagcagtgagtggaggctgagggtgcagggccgttcttgcagcgggtcttggcgtgggggaggacagaggcggggatggggcggtggtcccgaggtggtggtgggggcgggtggggccgtgcgggttggtgggggtcgtcgggctaattgcgcatggtgcgggtgaggttgtggaggtgttggaagcagaggcgagcttcgaggcggacgtggtcccaggcgcaggcggtgtggttgtgggcgtggaggaagtcctggaggcgccggaagtatttgttgatgttgagcagcaggttgcggggcccttggccttggaagagcgtgccgttggccggcaggcactgctggagctgctggatgtggtggtggaggttgttgaggaggtcgtgccgtgcctgggcgtcccagtgttggggggtgctcgggctgctgagggtggcgaagaggtgctggaggatgcggagggcggcggcggcggcttgctgtgggtggctggtgcggaggagggtgtcggggaaggggaagggcgcgtgctggtggtggcagggctgtggcgggctgggcgccatggcgtggaggagctggaggctgtcccaggggaaggtggcgtcgcggggacgcaggtgttggcaggcgagggcggtggcgagagccgtcaggaggagcgggagcgccgtggcgccgtggcgcaggcggggctgtggggttgcgggcgcaggcatggtggggcggtgggcgctgcgtggggggtggtgggcaggagcctggtcaggccgggtggcggtgcgggtgggcgctgtgcttggggtgctgccgggtggccggctttatgtggtgccgcagctttcccttcctcgccttctggtggcagcgagtttccgctgtggttttcagttttggctggtggctgtggtggtcttggggaagtgcgttggtggggtggccgttcTTGGGGAGGGCAGTGGTGGTACTTTACTGgtgaggtttttgggggacatTGGCTCTAGTTTTTGAATGGGAGATGTGAAATCGGCAGTGGAGTGACACATGGGGTAGTTGTGGTGctgatgtgttttttttgtggtttctcctttccctccccggCTTGCACTCACGCTTGTCTTCTTCCGCTAAATGTCCCTTCCTGCCCAAGTCTCTTTTCATTATGTAATGCTCCAGtattggttgtgggttttttactttCGGTATGTTTGTCATCGTTTTTTTCGTATGAATATAtcatttctttttagcttttgggAGGTTTGTAAAATGATGTATTCCTCAGGAATCTGAGGTGCTCTCTAAGTCGTCGTGGCTTTTGAGTAGGTGGCCCTGGGTCTAAGGACTTTTTCAATGAATGTTTATTGATGAAGCTTCTACAGTCTCTTTGCTTCCCTTGCCTTAGTCTGAACCTCATCATGGTGGTGGATAAGAAGTCTTTTCTAAGCTCTTACTTATTGAACAATGAAGGAGACACAGCTAGAAGTATTTTTATATAgggtgatttttggtttttttgccagGTGTGGGATTTTTCATGACCACTGTCTCATTGTGCTGCGCGGAGGAAAGGTCCTCCACAAACAATTCCATTTTTCCAATTTCCAGTGTTTTCCTGGTGAAGTGCATGTGTCTTATGTTATGCTCTCATACTACTGGAActtctcagtttctctctctgtttgttttttttttatcgcCGTTCATGTAtcaattctttccatttttaaaattctttttcaatgATCTGTTTTGCTCTGGAGGTCCCGAATGCAATCTGGTGCTGAGGGTAGGTGGTGTCAGAGGAGGCTGCTGATGGCTTTGTCCAATGATGCTTTTGGATATATCTCCAGGAGTGGACGTCCCGCAACCTCCCTGATCTCTCTTTTGGTGTTGTATCACCTTCATGGTAAAGATAATAGTAATGTGTTTATTCTGTCATGTTTGAGTTCCCTGTGTTCCAGCTTCTGTCATTACCtgtcctcttctgtttttatgtCTGAGGATTGCTTGCTTTCTCCAGCCACCTTGGAGAAGACACAGCCAATGACATCCCCCCTGCCTGGCGTCACAGGGTATTCCTGGTTAGAAGGAACATCAGGAGGACTGTAGTACAGTCTGGAAGATGCATCTTGAGGGGTCCTGCTGTGTACCTGAATATATTTGGTCCCACTTGTTTTCTCGCTCTCCAGCTGCATGGGAAGTGCCCATTTGTGTTTGCACAGAGCAGTGTCCTTGCAgtgatgtggtggtggaggtggtgtgACTGAGCATGGAGAACAACTCTTTGTCCCAGGCGGGAGGAGGCCAGAGCTGCTGAACTTTTGTGTTGTCTTGCTCGGGCTTACCTGGGGAGGGCAAAGCACCCGGTGCGGAtatttttggggtggtggttggaGAGTGAAGGAgcagctggtgctgtggtgcGTGGGCAGTTTCCTTCATGGGGAATGCTGTGCTGGTCTGTACTGGTTGGTTTGGACCATGTTGGGTGGTGGTGTTTGggggatgtattttttttgtttgctaaggATATGTTGGGCTAAAGAAGGCCTAGGCCTATGTGCTCTATGTAGTGAGGGAGGTCCCCATGGCCACTGGTGTGTGAGCACAGGCAGGAGCGTCCTGGGCCAGTTGTGGTGGTTGTAGGAGAGCAATGAGCAGTCCTGGGCATCTCctgtgttttttgtgtttttttctggtgtttcttgGATGGGGTTGGTAGCACTGGGATGCTTTTCCTTGTCCAAATCTCCGCAGGCCTTGGTGGGTGCCCTCCTTGCCTCTTCGAGGTGCACCTTGTCCATGCCACCCTGCTTGGTCCCAAGCAGTGCTGTGGCATTGCTGAATGGTTGTTTGTGATGGGGTGGTGGCTTGGAGGTGGCTTTCATGTCTTGGCAGTGGGAGAGGGTTGGGAAGGGAGAGGACgggtggtgggacaggaggaGCACGCAGGGCAGGCATCATGTTGTCCGGGCAAGTGTATGCTCCGAGGGTCCCGCATTAGTGGGAGATGCCTGTGGACTTGAAGGACCATGGTGGGTCCCTGAGAGTGGCCTGCTGTCCGGAGCCTTCGACTGGGGCAGGAGGCATCAGTGGGATGGGCTACAGGAGCGAGGCtcatccctgcctgcctgcagagtcCCTGTCTTTGCCTGTCAAGTATATGCACGATGaccacctcttttcttttttcttcttttttgtttttgcaaaaagtctttattt encodes:
- the LOC142075559 gene encoding interferon-like, with the protein product MPAPATPQPRLRHGATALPLLLTALATALACQHLRPRDATFPWDSLQLLHAMAPSPPQPCHHQHAPFPFPDTLLRTSHPQQAAAAALRILQHLFATLSSPSTPQHWDAQARHNLLNNLHHHIQQLQQCLPANGTLFQGQGPRNLLLNINKYFRRLQDFLHAHNHTACAWDHVRLEARLCFQHLHNLTRTMRN
- the LOC142075451 gene encoding interferon-like, whose amino-acid sequence is MPAPATPQPRLRHGATALPLLLTALATALACQHLRPRDATFPWDSLQLFHAMAPSPPQPCHHQHAPFPFPDTLLRTSHPQQAAAAALRILQHLFATLSSPSTPQHWDAQARHDLLNNLHHHIQQLQQCLPANGTLFQGQGPRNLLLNINKYFRRLQDFLHAHNHTACAWDHVRLEARLCFQHLHNLTRTMRN
- the LOC142075701 gene encoding interferon-like, whose product is MPAPATPQPRLRHGATALPLLLTALATALACQHLRPRDATFPWDSLQLLHAMAPSPPQPCHHQHAPFPFPDTLLRTSHPQQAAAAALRILQHLFATLSSPSTPQHWDAQARHDLLNNLHHHIQQLQQCLPANGTLFQGQGPRNLLLNINKYFRRLQDFLHAHNHTACAWDHVRLEARLCFQHLHNLTRTMRN